In Lysobacter firmicutimachus, one genomic interval encodes:
- a CDS encoding collagenase — translation MSLERIRRKGLVCTAIAAVAAISLLGAEADGGVGGVGSVFSRIAETLNRSGEQLAAASSMDRAKTSGQRATAATVGGDDRTGVRPAGTGDGASDQAQAWRRRMEAARLSPLTPEMQLSSLHGQSGVITDPAQIAPQIDPALIRLATDYNNPLQPGQEVFPRPSRRFEEGASATSGSIEGAAGADGSATIQAESECGDPTQFVSVDGDELVSRVKAYGLRCYNMLTGLSDSDTSATFAESKMVAVANAMAAEAVNYDGTNSSGILGLMRFLNTGYFVKFQGRPVGPYGQETTNALRAALDAFSAGANFALVNNEHGEILSQYLNLIEASDQTVYKIGVYKDLYARYSISWRQYEWMSWAVDTTFLALWRAHTDEKNALVSMIQSDTSIISDLRSFANRNFANLYNEDYYKVENAAREMARFLQYSGAAKSEASSGIKELVAKSSPAVGSPTAGIWVGVAQFVSWFDAANCSAYVTCNMKERLMAEVLPSTHVCSPTLKIRAQSMLAAELEATCSELTGQESFFHGKLYTRNVPVAGDNNASLELVVFNDYRAYTTYAGAMFGIDTRNGGIYIEGNPSAAGNQARFFAHEAQWEKPKFSIWNLNHEYVHYLDGRFDRYGDYGLSVKYKTVWWIEGLAEYISHEYMKTGSPKAIAEAKLATYPVSTIFQNDYASGNNRVYSWGYLAARYMFERQRGSVTSILSYFRPGDYAGYAVLMDGIRTNANYDYDYDFRWWLGCVADVTASRCAGNKAPVADFKSIDSGLTVQFMDYSTDVDGHIASQSWSFSDGTSASGPMPIKRFALPGSYSVTLTVVDDNGMAQSKTQSITVAELPTCADPDVRRMRQDCKRTVATNPSAAYFYVTVPKGVKQLRITLADGTGDVDLFAMAPLSTTWAGPSAYTHRSTNQGNGESILIDRPMPGDVALMVRNGASVAAMGATITSQFVMN, via the coding sequence TCGAACGGGCGTTCGCCCGGCCGGTACAGGCGACGGGGCCTCCGATCAAGCGCAGGCTTGGCGCAGAAGGATGGAAGCGGCGCGCCTGTCGCCTTTGACGCCCGAGATGCAACTGAGCTCGCTGCACGGCCAGAGCGGTGTGATCACCGACCCGGCGCAGATCGCGCCGCAAATCGATCCCGCGCTGATCCGGTTGGCCACCGACTACAACAATCCCCTGCAGCCGGGGCAGGAAGTGTTTCCGCGTCCTTCCCGTCGCTTTGAAGAGGGCGCTTCGGCCACGTCAGGGAGCATCGAAGGGGCCGCCGGCGCCGATGGGAGCGCAACGATCCAGGCCGAGTCGGAGTGCGGCGATCCGACGCAGTTCGTAAGCGTCGATGGTGACGAACTGGTCTCTCGCGTTAAAGCTTATGGCCTGCGTTGCTACAACATGCTGACGGGCTTGAGCGATTCGGATACAAGTGCGACATTCGCCGAGTCGAAGATGGTTGCCGTGGCGAATGCGATGGCGGCCGAAGCGGTCAACTACGACGGGACCAATAGCAGCGGCATACTGGGGTTGATGAGGTTCCTGAACACTGGATACTTCGTCAAGTTCCAGGGGCGGCCGGTGGGTCCGTACGGCCAGGAGACGACGAACGCTCTTCGTGCGGCCCTCGATGCGTTCTCGGCCGGTGCCAATTTCGCCCTGGTGAACAACGAGCACGGCGAAATCCTGAGCCAATACCTCAATCTTATCGAAGCTTCCGATCAGACCGTCTACAAGATCGGCGTATACAAGGACTTGTACGCGCGCTACTCCATAAGCTGGAGGCAGTACGAGTGGATGAGTTGGGCGGTCGACACGACATTCCTCGCGCTTTGGCGCGCCCATACCGATGAGAAGAATGCGTTGGTGTCGATGATTCAATCGGACACCTCGATCATTTCGGATTTGAGAAGCTTCGCCAACCGAAATTTCGCCAACCTCTACAACGAGGACTACTACAAGGTGGAAAACGCCGCGCGGGAAATGGCGCGTTTCCTACAGTACAGCGGCGCCGCCAAGTCGGAAGCCTCGTCAGGAATCAAGGAACTTGTCGCCAAATCATCGCCAGCTGTCGGGTCCCCTACGGCCGGAATCTGGGTGGGGGTAGCCCAATTTGTGTCTTGGTTTGACGCCGCCAATTGCTCGGCATATGTCACATGCAACATGAAGGAAAGGCTGATGGCTGAAGTTCTGCCGAGTACGCATGTGTGCAGCCCGACCCTGAAGATCCGAGCGCAGTCGATGCTGGCAGCCGAGCTGGAAGCGACCTGCTCGGAGTTGACGGGGCAAGAGAGCTTCTTCCACGGAAAGCTATACACGAGAAACGTTCCTGTGGCTGGCGACAACAACGCGTCGCTGGAGCTCGTGGTGTTCAACGACTATCGCGCCTACACGACTTATGCCGGGGCGATGTTTGGTATCGACACAAGAAACGGAGGCATCTATATCGAGGGGAACCCGTCCGCCGCCGGAAATCAGGCGCGTTTCTTCGCTCACGAGGCGCAGTGGGAAAAGCCGAAGTTCTCGATTTGGAATCTCAACCATGAGTACGTCCACTACCTGGACGGCCGTTTCGATCGCTACGGAGACTACGGGCTCAGTGTCAAGTACAAGACCGTTTGGTGGATCGAAGGCTTGGCAGAGTACATCTCGCACGAATACATGAAGACCGGGTCGCCCAAGGCGATCGCGGAAGCCAAGCTTGCGACCTATCCGGTCAGCACGATCTTCCAGAACGACTACGCGAGCGGCAACAACCGGGTCTATAGCTGGGGATACTTGGCAGCGCGCTACATGTTCGAGCGGCAGCGTGGCTCAGTCACTTCGATCTTGTCGTACTTTCGGCCTGGAGACTACGCGGGCTATGCGGTCCTCATGGACGGCATCAGAACCAACGCGAACTACGACTACGACTACGATTTCCGTTGGTGGCTGGGTTGTGTCGCCGATGTGACGGCGTCCCGCTGCGCCGGAAACAAGGCGCCGGTGGCGGACTTCAAGTCGATCGACAGCGGCCTCACGGTCCAGTTCATGGACTACTCCACCGATGTCGACGGCCACATTGCCTCGCAGTCGTGGTCGTTCAGCGACGGTACCTCGGCAAGCGGACCGATGCCCATCAAGCGCTTCGCATTGCCGGGTTCCTACAGCGTCACTTTGACCGTCGTCGACGACAACGGTATGGCGCAGAGCAAGACGCAGTCGATTACCGTCGCTGAGCTGCCGACCTGCGCCGACCCGGACGTGCGGCGTATGCGTCAGGATTGCAAACGGACCGTGGCGACCAATCCTAGCGCAGCGTACTTCTACGTGACGGTTCCGAAAGGGGTCAAACAGCTGCGGATTACGCTCGCCGATGGAACCGGGGATGTGGACCTATTCGCGATGGCCCCGCTTTCGACGACGTGGGCAGGACCGAGTGCGTATACGCATCGATCGACCAATCAGGGGAATGGCGAGTCGATTCTGATCGACCGTCCCATGCCCGGCGATGTCGCGTTGATGGTGCGCAACGGTGCGTCGGTCGCAGCCATGGGGGCGACGATTACGTCCCAGTTCGTAATGAATTGA